One genomic region from Reichenbachiella ulvae encodes:
- the accD gene encoding acetyl-CoA carboxylase, carboxyltransferase subunit beta: protein MAWFKRTNKGIQTPTEAKKEAPDGLWYKTPSGKIVHMRELRNNSYVSPEDDYHVRIGSKEYFEILFDNNKFEELDEELSSGDPLKFVDSKPYPTRIAATQKKSGLKDALRSAVGKMNGKPIVIACMDFSFIGGSMGSVVGEKIARAIDHSLKNKIPFLMISKSGGARMMEAGFSLMQMAKTSAKLALLSEAKVPYISLLTDPTTGGVTASYAMLGDFNIAEPGSLIGFAGPRVIRETIGKDLPKGFQSAEFVKDHGFLDFIVDRRSLKNKLTTLLKMLEN, encoded by the coding sequence ATGGCTTGGTTTAAGAGAACAAATAAAGGGATTCAAACCCCTACAGAAGCAAAAAAAGAAGCACCTGATGGACTATGGTACAAAACGCCGAGCGGCAAAATTGTACACATGCGTGAGCTTCGAAACAATAGCTATGTAAGTCCTGAGGACGACTATCATGTAAGAATCGGCTCCAAGGAGTATTTCGAGATTCTTTTTGATAATAACAAGTTTGAGGAATTGGACGAGGAATTGAGTTCGGGTGATCCGCTCAAGTTCGTAGATTCTAAACCTTATCCTACTCGTATCGCCGCAACTCAGAAAAAATCCGGATTGAAGGATGCGCTGAGAAGTGCTGTGGGTAAGATGAATGGCAAGCCGATCGTGATTGCCTGTATGGATTTTAGCTTTATTGGCGGGTCGATGGGGTCTGTCGTAGGTGAGAAAATCGCAAGAGCCATTGATCACTCTTTGAAAAACAAGATCCCATTCCTGATGATCTCAAAATCAGGAGGTGCTCGAATGATGGAGGCTGGATTTTCCCTGATGCAGATGGCCAAGACTTCTGCTAAATTGGCGCTCTTGAGTGAGGCTAAAGTTCCTTATATCTCATTGTTGACAGATCCAACGACGGGTGGTGTTACCGCTTCTTATGCGATGTTAGGAGATTTCAATATCGCAGAGCCTGGTTCTTTGATTGGTTTTGCTGGTCCTCGTGTGATCAGAGAGACTATTGGTAAAGATTTGCCAAAAGGATTCCAAAGCGCCGAATTCGTGAAGGATCATGGCTTCCTCGATTTTATCGTGGACCGTCGTAGCTTAAAAAATAAGCTAACGACGCTACTAAAGATGCTGGAGAATTAA
- a CDS encoding T9SS type A sorting domain-containing protein, translated as MKSFFSTLHILLLCAFASVAQDYSIIQNTTGNSGSSIRGQKFNTSILGEGTGTPDESDKVYLTSFDLVYSTSGNEAPTLYIYSALPSDITSTDDGSGGTLVGQSTAVVDGVFPFTRYEFDYLPLSVGGNYYAVFRKDVDLEFGGSANVEGPYAGGKMLKNDAGALVENDFTDIRFKAEFYNEAPANTADVAVLKELYESTDGSNWTNTWDLEADPLTWYGVGWTEGRVTGINLSDNGLVGTIPASMAQLGELTSFNMRLNELTGSIPEEIGQLTKMHGINLSYNQLSGSIPGSIYDLSGMVVLSLEHNELEGSIPGSFTQLSSMEICRLSHNKLSGALPAGIAEMPVLATFDLSYNDFGFGSFENWVPNASIASLKYLPQNRIEREEIAFVGEPYTLSVTVSGENNLYEWKRNAVSLNTPSSNPDLTIENIEAGDYYCYITNSLIGDGSYISAQIHIVPNIDFSTEPNVTDESAYTVDVDFYTSGSGDYYYVLLNAGSEVPDPQQIQEGLDATGNAAWMSGSAALASGYNQINLVNLDPATQYEMFVLLMDSEMKSQKIARLTITTEDRIRFEEGFPQIQDIGQDYIQISSQTNRMGQLYMVGLEGGSTSPTAEQVKLGLDASDEVASVQLSGELLVGQSLLLTAEELEHGTAFDFYLVAEDEDGYLSEVGMLSVETILNSARPLLEYTVYPNPLVGTNMHFEGKEEFVHYSILDDQGRIIIDGEKSSKQKFDLSDLSPGVYLLQIHDQEKKMTFRVIKK; from the coding sequence ATGAAATCATTCTTTTCAACCCTGCACATATTGCTTTTATGTGCATTCGCGTCTGTAGCACAAGACTACAGCATCATACAAAATACAACAGGAAACTCAGGGTCATCCATCAGGGGACAAAAATTCAATACTTCAATTCTTGGAGAAGGTACGGGTACACCCGATGAATCAGATAAGGTCTATCTTACCTCCTTTGACTTAGTGTACAGCACTTCTGGGAATGAAGCACCTACCTTATACATCTATAGTGCCTTGCCGAGTGATATTACGAGCACAGATGATGGCTCAGGGGGAACTTTGGTAGGCCAGAGTACTGCTGTCGTAGATGGTGTATTTCCTTTTACCCGATATGAATTTGACTATCTGCCCTTATCTGTAGGCGGAAACTATTATGCAGTTTTCAGAAAAGATGTCGATTTGGAGTTTGGTGGATCGGCCAATGTGGAAGGGCCTTACGCAGGGGGCAAGATGTTGAAAAACGATGCGGGAGCATTGGTAGAAAATGATTTTACTGACATTAGGTTCAAAGCAGAATTCTACAACGAAGCACCAGCCAATACGGCAGATGTGGCCGTATTGAAAGAGTTGTATGAAAGCACAGATGGATCCAACTGGACCAATACCTGGGATCTGGAAGCAGATCCATTGACATGGTATGGAGTCGGATGGACTGAAGGGAGAGTTACGGGGATCAATTTGAGTGACAATGGATTGGTGGGAACGATCCCTGCTAGCATGGCTCAGTTAGGAGAATTGACCAGTTTTAACATGAGACTAAATGAACTGACAGGCTCAATTCCAGAAGAGATTGGACAATTGACCAAGATGCATGGAATCAATCTTAGCTACAATCAACTTTCAGGTTCTATCCCTGGCTCTATTTATGATTTGTCAGGAATGGTTGTTTTAAGTCTTGAGCATAACGAATTGGAAGGCAGTATTCCAGGCTCTTTTACTCAATTAAGCTCAATGGAGATATGCCGCTTGAGCCATAATAAATTGAGTGGAGCATTGCCAGCGGGCATAGCAGAGATGCCTGTACTTGCCACCTTTGATCTAAGCTATAATGATTTCGGTTTTGGATCTTTCGAAAATTGGGTGCCTAATGCATCCATAGCTAGCTTGAAGTATTTACCTCAAAATAGAATTGAGAGAGAAGAAATTGCCTTTGTTGGGGAGCCGTATACTTTGTCTGTCACAGTAAGTGGAGAAAATAACCTGTATGAGTGGAAGAGAAATGCGGTATCCCTCAACACGCCTTCCAGCAATCCTGATCTAACCATTGAGAACATCGAAGCGGGGGATTATTATTGCTACATCACGAATAGCCTGATAGGAGACGGATCTTATATTTCGGCTCAAATCCATATTGTGCCCAACATTGATTTTAGTACTGAGCCTAATGTGACAGACGAAAGTGCATACACTGTTGATGTGGATTTTTACACTTCAGGGTCAGGTGATTATTATTATGTTTTGTTAAATGCGGGGAGTGAAGTGCCAGATCCTCAGCAGATTCAGGAAGGTTTAGATGCCACTGGAAATGCTGCCTGGATGAGCGGAAGTGCTGCCCTTGCTTCTGGATACAATCAAATCAACTTGGTGAATTTGGATCCAGCAACCCAATACGAAATGTTTGTTTTGCTGATGGATAGCGAAATGAAATCTCAAAAAATCGCCAGGCTGACTATTACTACAGAGGATCGCATTCGATTTGAGGAGGGATTTCCTCAAATTCAGGATATAGGGCAGGATTATATTCAGATTTCTTCCCAGACGAATAGAATGGGGCAATTGTACATGGTAGGACTAGAGGGTGGATCCACATCACCAACTGCTGAGCAAGTCAAATTAGGTCTGGATGCCTCTGATGAAGTGGCATCTGTTCAGTTAAGTGGTGAACTCTTAGTTGGGCAGTCACTGCTTTTGACTGCCGAAGAACTGGAGCATGGTACTGCATTTGATTTTTATCTGGTAGCGGAAGATGAAGATGGTTATTTAAGTGAAGTAGGGATGTTGTCAGTGGAGACTATCTTGAATAGCGCTAGGCCGCTATTGGAATATACGGTGTATCCGAACCCACTTGTAGGTACCAATATGCATTTTGAGGGAAAGGAGGAGTTTGTTCATTATAGCATACTGGATGATCAAGGTAGAATCATTATAGATGGTGAAAAATCCTCTAAACAGAAATTTGATTTGAGCGATCTCTCACCAGGGGTGTATCTCTTACAGATTCATGATCAAGAAAAGAAAATGACTTTTAGAGTCATTAAGAAATAG
- a CDS encoding nucleoside 2-deoxyribosyltransferase, translated as MKKKIYIASPFGFSEAGRDYMYGTVLPIVLEQGFEILDPWKLTPAHLIQEVNSMPYGIEKKNKWKELNQVIASHNTEALRACDGLFAILDGVDVDSGTASEIGFVAALGKPVVGYRGDFRLSADNEGSTVNLQVQYFIEMHGGHLITELSGLGESLNTVFGT; from the coding sequence ATGAAAAAGAAAATTTATATCGCATCGCCTTTTGGTTTTTCAGAAGCAGGACGGGATTACATGTATGGGACAGTACTGCCCATTGTATTAGAACAAGGTTTTGAAATTCTCGATCCATGGAAACTCACGCCAGCACACCTAATCCAGGAGGTAAACAGCATGCCCTACGGGATCGAAAAGAAAAACAAATGGAAAGAGCTAAATCAAGTCATCGCCAGTCATAATACAGAAGCGCTCCGAGCCTGCGATGGCTTATTTGCCATATTGGACGGAGTGGATGTAGACAGTGGTACCGCTTCAGAAATTGGTTTTGTTGCAGCTTTGGGCAAACCCGTTGTAGGCTACAGAGGTGATTTTCGACTATCTGCTGACAATGAAGGCTCTACTGTCAACCTACAGGTGCAGTACTTTATCGAAATGCATGGGGGACATTTGATCACTGAATTGTCAGGTTTGGGTGAATCACTCAATACCGTCTTCGGCACCTAA
- a CDS encoding NAD(P)-dependent oxidoreductase yields MPKIGILKEGKIPIDRRVPITPTQAKQIQGSYPDVEIVCHKSDIRCFDDSDYTREGIHLTENVEDCDILVGVKEVPIDQLIPNKTYFFFSHTIKKQAYNRDLLLAILEKKITLIDYETLTNTEGQRIIAFGRYAGLVGAYNALWTYGKRYRLYDIRRAHECFDLEDLKTEFTKIKLPKVKIAITGGGRVAKGAMEIMHGLGIRRVSPAQFVSQVYDEPVFCQLNNRDYNRHKEGKTFNRAEFFNFPENFESDFHGYAQHADILIACAYWHPDAPVLFTREQMAHRDFNIKVIADVTCDIEGSIPSTLRPSTIDDPIYDYDPTQGISAPPLSDEGNVTVLAVDNLPCELPRNASEDFGHELVTNVLPCLLREDKGEVIARAKMTENGKLTQRFSYLQNYVDGVPEEG; encoded by the coding sequence ATGCCCAAAATTGGAATACTAAAAGAGGGAAAAATCCCCATCGACAGACGAGTACCCATTACACCTACTCAAGCCAAACAAATTCAAGGCAGTTACCCTGACGTGGAGATAGTTTGTCACAAAAGTGATATCAGATGCTTCGATGATTCTGATTATACGAGAGAGGGAATTCATCTAACTGAAAATGTGGAGGACTGTGATATCCTGGTTGGTGTCAAAGAGGTGCCAATCGATCAGCTAATACCCAATAAAACGTATTTTTTCTTCTCTCATACCATCAAGAAGCAGGCTTATAATCGTGATTTGTTGTTGGCTATCTTGGAAAAGAAGATCACTTTGATCGACTATGAGACGCTAACGAATACGGAAGGGCAGCGAATCATAGCCTTTGGTCGTTATGCAGGTTTGGTGGGTGCATACAATGCACTATGGACCTATGGCAAACGATACAGACTATACGATATTCGTAGAGCGCACGAGTGCTTTGATCTGGAGGATCTGAAGACAGAGTTTACTAAAATCAAATTACCTAAAGTCAAAATTGCCATTACTGGAGGAGGACGTGTGGCTAAAGGTGCCATGGAAATCATGCATGGGCTAGGCATTCGCAGAGTGTCTCCAGCTCAGTTTGTAAGCCAGGTGTATGATGAGCCGGTTTTTTGTCAGTTGAACAACCGTGACTACAATAGACACAAAGAAGGCAAGACATTCAACCGTGCGGAGTTTTTCAACTTCCCAGAAAATTTTGAATCTGATTTTCACGGTTATGCCCAGCATGCGGATATCCTGATTGCCTGCGCCTACTGGCATCCAGATGCTCCTGTTCTTTTTACCAGAGAGCAGATGGCGCATAGAGATTTTAATATTAAAGTGATCGCTGATGTGACCTGTGATATTGAGGGCTCGATTCCTTCCACACTTAGGCCTTCGACGATCGACGATCCGATTTACGACTATGACCCTACACAGGGGATTTCAGCTCCACCACTCTCCGATGAAGGCAATGTCACGGTACTGGCAGTAGATAATTTGCCTTGTGAATTGCCAAGAAATGCCTCGGAAGATTTTGGTCATGAGCTGGTAACGAATGTCTTGCCTTGTTTGCTCAGGGAAGACAAAGGAGAGGTGATCGCCAGAGCAAAAATGACGGAAAACGGTAAATTGACACAGCGATTTTCCTATCTCCAAAACTATGTAGACGGTGTGCCAGAAGAAGGCTAA
- a CDS encoding sensor histidine kinase — translation MKHRHLRSVIIFGSVVLLALMLVQGFWLNRVVNITERQFSHDVNLSLNAVAVDLAIESGTPIEVNELKSNFYFVPMHARINHSQLDDMIQREFAKRGLDLPYEIGVYAADRDTLVYGNYVRATLKKPELIADQSGSEELSNFAVYFPSRVSYLAGEMKIWLFSTVTLLLMVGFFAFAIVSLLKEKRYADMKNDFISNMTHELKTPVTNIKIAHEILSQSGGEKKPYLDIIDKANRNLEEKIDQVLMAASIEQGAQLKMEKLDLHEILKECAENFQVRIAKRQGELKLELEADHSEVYGDRALLIRAFENLIDNAEKYSIDQPKISLKSRSDKGQIELKVSDTGMGIPTALQDKVFDRFFRVSQGDRHNVKGFGLGLNFVRSVFKSHNGGISLMSELEQGTEVRVTLPLA, via the coding sequence ATGAAACACAGGCATTTGCGATCGGTTATCATTTTTGGCTCGGTGGTGCTACTGGCTTTGATGCTAGTGCAGGGCTTTTGGCTCAATCGTGTCGTCAACATCACGGAGCGGCAGTTTAGTCATGATGTCAATCTTTCTCTCAATGCGGTGGCTGTCGATTTGGCTATCGAGAGTGGGACTCCGATTGAGGTCAATGAGCTGAAAAGCAATTTTTATTTTGTGCCGATGCATGCTAGAATCAATCACAGTCAATTGGATGATATGATTCAAAGGGAATTTGCTAAGAGAGGCTTGGATCTGCCCTACGAAATAGGTGTGTATGCGGCCGATCGTGATACGCTGGTGTATGGCAACTATGTACGCGCTACCTTGAAAAAACCTGAACTCATAGCTGATCAATCAGGATCAGAAGAACTATCCAATTTTGCGGTTTATTTTCCCTCGCGCGTGAGCTATCTGGCTGGAGAGATGAAAATCTGGTTGTTTTCTACGGTCACGCTATTGCTCATGGTGGGCTTTTTTGCCTTTGCGATTGTTTCGCTTTTGAAAGAAAAGCGATATGCGGATATGAAAAATGATTTCATCAGCAACATGACGCATGAGCTTAAAACGCCAGTGACCAATATCAAAATTGCACATGAAATATTGAGCCAGTCCGGAGGAGAGAAAAAACCCTATCTGGATATCATTGATAAAGCCAATCGCAATCTGGAAGAAAAAATTGATCAGGTACTGATGGCGGCATCTATCGAACAAGGCGCACAGCTGAAAATGGAAAAGTTGGATCTACATGAGATCCTAAAGGAGTGCGCAGAGAATTTTCAGGTAAGAATAGCCAAACGTCAGGGAGAGCTCAAACTGGAGCTAGAGGCAGATCATTCTGAGGTTTATGGAGATCGAGCCCTATTGATTAGGGCCTTTGAGAACTTGATTGACAATGCGGAGAAGTACTCCATTGATCAGCCTAAGATTTCATTGAAAAGTCGTTCTGACAAAGGCCAGATAGAATTGAAGGTGTCGGATACTGGCATGGGTATACCTACGGCCTTGCAGGATAAAGTATTCGATCGTTTTTTTCGTGTCTCTCAGGGTGATAGACACAATGTGAAGGGCTTTGGGCTTGGGCTAAATTTCGTACGTTCGGTTTTTAAATCCCACAACGGTGGCATCAGCCTCATGAGTGAGTTGGAACAAGGGACCGAAGTAAGAGTGACTTTACCACTGGCATGA
- a CDS encoding glycosyltransferase family 117 protein, with amino-acid sequence MKFSRFDLFFLLSGLFLIIAGLLSAHLDSAPYGFGASTLYFAPLSMLTGYSLVALGILGRSMSIILKERLMQQFQSIAFWKSKYCFAFISFLLSFVVYLLTLEPTASFWDCGEFIASAYKLQIPHTPGNPLFLIIARCFAMLSFGDTTQVAWWINLMSGLFSAGAVGLCFLLIYDLTKKVSPSSPSWLSIAAALVGSQIMAYMDSFWFSAVEAEAYAIASFYTLLLFWLGWKSSLWSEKNQQIRWGLFLLFLCGLGYCIHPMCLLALPAIMVSFFQNGRLKWMLGAFGLGMILLFLINNLLVTLPFRIALHLDILMVNDWGLLEFSGVWLTLTAALIVGGLSFLKLKQAQLPILATFLLYIGLSPYLLLFIRSAHNPPIDSFSPDNLPAILAYMQRDQYVQVPLLYGHYFDARIQSYEKGEALYTWEDGRYLPIGHKTKYAYSSDRKTLLPRIYSSDPKHVKVYQQVCGLRPGEKPQFLDNLKFMFSYQLNFMYMRYLLWNFVGRDSDIKNAAVHWPWDAKKQNKANNQYFLFPLVLIGFGIFFLYRRDKKSFWVLASLFLMTGPILALYLNVTPDPPRERDYIYVVSYMVLAIYAGIGVIGLKGIIHSLPKTTLALILLVPGWMAIENWNDHDRSDRYIQMEQNRNILRSCAPNSILFTGGDNDTFPLWYLQQVEGVRTDVRVLVTSYLNASWNIQQLNYDFYESTAFDLRLEPKDYRKNGPNDVLPLIPSMKDSNAFSFEKYLRLIQEDHEAIRTETQNGEYYHYLPSDRIVLSTPKGRCEVKVTGNYLYKNELVMLDLMANSKRPLHFNFNAKHNINMDLDRHLVNEGFLLRFEPNTTTVYDVDAAYRNLIEESKYPNFDDPKIYLTHEDHILRQLHLLRAEFSELTDALIKKGDKSRAREVAQFSLNTFYAPYQEVNAQSIFFLKSLRILDMKDSYNLLSGRLLTFAQQQKDRQLKAFLVSNIEALNSNKLE; translated from the coding sequence ATGAAATTTTCACGATTCGATCTTTTCTTCCTACTGTCTGGACTATTTCTAATTATCGCTGGATTATTGTCAGCTCACCTGGATTCAGCCCCATATGGCTTTGGTGCAAGCACCCTATATTTTGCACCTTTATCCATGCTGACAGGCTACAGTTTAGTCGCCCTTGGGATATTAGGGCGAAGCATGTCCATCATACTCAAAGAGCGGTTGATGCAGCAATTTCAATCCATCGCATTTTGGAAATCAAAGTATTGCTTTGCATTCATTAGCTTTCTACTGTCCTTTGTTGTCTACCTTCTTACGTTGGAACCGACTGCCAGTTTTTGGGACTGTGGCGAATTCATTGCTAGTGCCTACAAGCTTCAAATTCCACACACTCCAGGCAATCCACTTTTCCTGATCATTGCCCGTTGTTTTGCCATGCTTTCGTTTGGGGATACGACCCAAGTGGCCTGGTGGATCAACCTCATGAGCGGTCTTTTCTCAGCGGGTGCAGTGGGACTCTGTTTTTTGCTGATTTATGATCTGACCAAAAAAGTCTCACCTTCTAGCCCAAGCTGGTTATCGATAGCGGCTGCATTAGTCGGCAGTCAAATCATGGCTTACATGGATTCCTTTTGGTTTTCTGCGGTAGAGGCAGAGGCCTACGCCATTGCCAGTTTTTACACGCTACTATTATTTTGGTTAGGATGGAAAAGTAGTCTTTGGTCAGAAAAAAATCAGCAGATAAGGTGGGGACTTTTCCTTCTTTTCCTCTGTGGTCTGGGCTATTGCATTCACCCCATGTGTCTGCTTGCCTTACCCGCTATTATGGTTTCATTCTTTCAAAATGGGCGACTGAAATGGATGCTTGGTGCATTTGGATTAGGAATGATTCTCCTCTTTTTGATCAACAATCTGCTAGTCACTCTACCTTTTCGTATCGCACTTCACTTAGACATTCTAATGGTCAATGACTGGGGCCTACTTGAGTTTTCGGGTGTTTGGCTGACACTCACAGCAGCACTCATTGTTGGAGGACTGTCTTTTTTAAAATTGAAACAAGCTCAATTGCCCATATTAGCCACTTTCCTGCTGTATATCGGACTTAGCCCCTATCTTTTACTCTTTATCCGTTCTGCTCACAACCCACCTATCGATTCTTTTAGCCCGGACAATTTACCCGCTATACTCGCTTATATGCAAAGAGATCAGTACGTCCAGGTCCCTTTGCTCTATGGACACTATTTTGATGCACGCATTCAATCCTACGAAAAAGGGGAAGCACTCTATACCTGGGAAGACGGCCGCTACCTCCCCATCGGACACAAAACCAAATACGCCTACTCAAGCGATCGAAAGACCTTGCTGCCAAGAATCTACAGCAGCGATCCCAAACACGTAAAAGTCTACCAACAGGTCTGTGGATTAAGGCCAGGAGAAAAACCTCAATTTCTGGACAATCTAAAATTCATGTTCAGCTACCAGCTCAACTTCATGTATATGCGCTATCTGCTTTGGAATTTTGTAGGACGAGATAGCGACATCAAAAACGCCGCAGTACACTGGCCATGGGATGCCAAAAAACAAAACAAAGCCAACAATCAATATTTTTTGTTCCCGCTGGTTCTGATAGGTTTTGGGATCTTTTTCCTATATCGTAGGGACAAAAAATCATTTTGGGTATTGGCTTCACTTTTTCTGATGACTGGTCCTATCCTCGCCCTGTACCTAAATGTAACGCCAGATCCTCCGCGCGAACGAGATTATATCTATGTAGTATCCTATATGGTTCTGGCCATATACGCTGGTATTGGAGTCATCGGCCTCAAAGGAATCATTCATTCATTACCAAAAACAACTTTAGCCCTCATACTACTCGTCCCTGGATGGATGGCCATCGAAAACTGGAATGATCACGACCGGTCTGATCGCTACATTCAGATGGAGCAAAACCGAAATATTTTGAGGTCCTGTGCGCCCAACTCTATTTTGTTCACTGGAGGAGACAACGATACCTTCCCGCTTTGGTATTTGCAACAGGTAGAAGGAGTCAGAACTGATGTACGCGTACTTGTCACCAGTTATCTCAATGCCAGTTGGAACATCCAACAGCTCAATTATGATTTTTATGAATCCACTGCCTTTGACTTGAGGCTAGAGCCAAAAGATTACCGAAAAAATGGACCCAATGATGTTTTGCCTCTGATCCCTTCCATGAAGGACAGCAATGCCTTCAGTTTCGAAAAATACCTGAGGTTAATCCAGGAGGATCATGAGGCCATAAGAACGGAGACGCAAAATGGAGAGTATTATCACTACTTACCCTCCGATCGCATTGTTTTGAGTACTCCCAAAGGTCGTTGCGAAGTAAAAGTCACCGGCAACTATTTATACAAAAACGAATTGGTTATGTTGGACCTGATGGCCAACAGTAAACGTCCACTGCATTTCAATTTCAATGCGAAGCATAACATCAACATGGACCTGGATCGCCACCTGGTCAACGAAGGCTTCCTATTACGCTTCGAACCCAATACTACGACGGTATATGATGTGGATGCAGCCTACCGAAACCTCATAGAAGAATCAAAATACCCGAACTTCGATGATCCCAAGATCTACCTGACACATGAAGATCATATTCTGAGACAATTGCACCTGTTGCGTGCAGAATTTTCTGAATTAACAGATGCATTGATCAAAAAAGGTGATAAATCTCGAGCAAGAGAGGTAGCTCAATTTTCTCTCAATACTTTTTATGCTCCTTATCAGGAAGTCAATGCTCAAAGTATTTTCTTCCTCAAATCCCTCAGAATTCTAGACATGAAAGATAGTTACAACCTCCTTTCAGGTCGTTTATTGACCTTTGCTCAACAGCAAAAAGACAGGCAACTCAAGGCCTTTTTGGTCAGTAATATTGAAGCTTTGAACTCAAACAAATTAGAGTAG
- a CDS encoding GAF domain-containing sensor histidine kinase, with translation MKPTNPNPASVLNNFAESLSQRELSILMDISTHIATTLDYREVLQIISDGISELLKTDTATIYSLQEDQSIYLEVATPTMSTDFQETFRYAKVPEHPHIQQALKTRSPIIIEDTSNEPLSPQEKKVLELSDVKSLLFLPLVLENELFGILIMGAQTEIRKFTPHEIRVGEMVANHLSGAIQKTILHQNLKTYKDTLEDQVKKRTQELEKANMKLVNKNQLAAMQRDELEVALEQLKVAQTRMVQTEKMVSLGTLTAGVAHEIKNPLNFIHGSYLGLMRFFKEANIEDKDAWKMLDSIKLGIERSTAIVSVLNDFSRNQKAPFKNCNIHQIIDNCLLMLNRQFDRKGITLEKIYSPQSMETLANANKLHQLFINILLNACQSIPKEGIVKIETQTEKDWLKINISDTGVGIKKENLQQIIEPFFTTKDPGQGTGLGLSISYSIIEDHKGEMEFDSEENKGTTVRIKLPVTKKNQLL, from the coding sequence ATGAAACCAACAAATCCTAACCCTGCTTCTGTTCTTAACAACTTTGCCGAGTCTCTGAGTCAGCGTGAACTCAGTATTTTAATGGACATCAGCACACATATTGCCACAACTCTTGACTATAGAGAAGTCCTTCAAATCATAAGTGACGGTATCTCTGAGCTACTCAAAACAGATACTGCTACCATTTACAGTCTGCAAGAAGATCAAAGCATCTATTTAGAGGTAGCTACTCCCACTATGAGTACTGATTTTCAGGAAACCTTTCGCTATGCAAAAGTACCAGAACACCCACATATTCAGCAGGCGCTGAAGACCCGATCACCTATAATCATTGAAGATACCAGCAATGAACCCCTATCACCTCAAGAAAAAAAGGTGCTTGAGCTCAGTGACGTCAAAAGCCTGCTATTTCTCCCGCTTGTTTTAGAAAATGAGTTGTTTGGAATTTTAATAATGGGTGCTCAAACTGAGATCAGAAAATTCACCCCACACGAAATCAGAGTAGGTGAGATGGTCGCAAACCACCTTTCAGGCGCCATTCAAAAAACCATTCTACATCAAAACCTAAAAACATACAAAGACACCTTAGAGGACCAAGTCAAAAAAAGAACCCAGGAGCTAGAAAAGGCCAACATGAAGCTGGTAAATAAAAACCAGCTGGCTGCCATGCAAAGAGATGAACTCGAAGTAGCTCTGGAGCAATTGAAAGTAGCGCAAACTCGTATGGTACAAACAGAAAAAATGGTATCACTCGGAACCCTAACCGCAGGAGTTGCTCACGAAATCAAAAACCCGCTCAACTTTATTCATGGGAGTTACTTGGGTCTGATGCGATTCTTCAAAGAAGCAAATATCGAAGACAAGGACGCCTGGAAGATGCTGGACTCTATCAAATTAGGCATTGAACGCTCTACTGCCATCGTTTCTGTGCTCAACGATTTTAGTCGCAACCAGAAAGCACCATTCAAAAATTGCAACATCCATCAGATCATTGACAATTGTCTACTCATGCTCAACAGGCAATTCGATCGCAAGGGAATTACACTGGAGAAAATTTATTCACCACAGTCGATGGAAACCTTAGCCAATGCCAACAAACTGCATCAGCTTTTTATCAACATCCTGCTCAATGCCTGTCAATCCATCCCGAAAGAAGGAATCGTAAAAATAGAAACCCAAACTGAAAAAGATTGGCTCAAGATCAACATCTCTGATACAGGAGTAGGAATTAAAAAAGAAAACCTACAGCAGATTATCGAACCCTTTTTTACTACCAAAGATCCTGGTCAGGGCACTGGTCTGGGACTATCAATATCTTACTCCATCATAGAGGATCACAAAGGTGAAATGGAATTTGATTCTGAGGAGAACAAAGGCACTACCGTCAGAATCAAACTGCCTGTCACAAAAAAGAATCAACTGCTCTAA